The Paenibacillus beijingensis nucleotide sequence GGGCTGAAGACAAGGTGTCTTCAGCTCTTTTCAATTGAGGCAGTGGCCGCTGAGCTATAACTTACTTGTTGTTTCCGGCGTTCACATGAAGAGTGACGTTGTTGACGTCGGCATCCGCGTTAATGGAAGCGTCATTTTCGGTTTGAATGATTACTTTATGGTTTTCCATGACCGGGATTTTAACATATAGAACGTTGTCTTTCGCATCGAAATAAAAAGCTTTCTCTTGCCCGTTCATTTCTTCGAGGCTGTTTGCTTTTGCATATTTATTATTTGCTGCCTGCACTTTCTTCGGCTCTTCGGCCTGATTCAGCTTTAAAGTGTAGGACTGAAGGTCGGATGAGTAGTTCTGAACTTTTTTGTCCTGCTCAAATTCAATGTGATTCCCTTTCTTTTCCACATGGAAGTCGGTAACATTGTATTCGCCTCTTGTGTAATCCTCTGTATTCGCATCATCCTGATAGAAGCTGTATTTGGCTTTGTTATTCAGATACGTATCGAGAATCAGATTGGTCAGTTTTTTCTCGCCGGTATACTGCTGAACTTCGCGGCGAGGGATAATCGAGTCTTGCTTCACATAGATTGGAAGCGTGCCGAGATCGGCTTGTTTCATGATCTTTTGGCCGCCTTCAAGCTGTTCACCGGTCCAGTAGTCCACCCATTTTGAACCATCAGGGAGGTACACGGTACGGGACGTTGCTCCTTGATTCACCACAGGCGCGATCATCAGCGAATCGCCGAACATGTATTGGTCGTCAATGTTGTAGGTATTCGGGTCATGCTGGAATTTGTAAACGAGCGGCTGTTGAACGGGCTGCCCGCTTTCCTGCGCCTGTTTGAACTGGTTGTACAAGTAAGGCAGCAGTTCATAGCGCAAGGAAATATATTTGCGGCTGATGTCCTCGACTTCCTTGCCGAATGCCCACGGTTCTTGCTCCTTATCCCAACTGTAATGGTCGCGGGAGAACGGCACGAAGGCGCCGACCTCGATCCAGCGGGCAAACAATTCAGGCGTCGGTATATCCTGCGAGGTAGGTTTTGCAAAGCCGCCGATGTCGTTGCCCACAAAAGCTGCGCCGGACAATCCGATATTCGAATTCATCGGGATCGTCATGCGGAGATGATCCCAGTTGCTGGAATTATCACCGGTCCAGATGGCGGCGTACCGCTGGGTTCCCGCATAGGCAGCCCGGGTAAGCACGAACGGGCGGATGTTCGGCTTGTTCACTTTGAACGCGTTGTACGTTGCTTCGTTTTCCAGATGGGCGAAGAGGTTATGCATTTCTTTGTTCTCTTTTTTGCTGCCGTCATCTGCCTCATAAACGGTATCCAGCGGCATTGACCAACCTGGACCGCCAAATACGGCCGGTTCGTTCATATCGTTCCAAATTCCGGCTACGCCTTTGTCAAATAGCGCTTTGTGCTTTTTCGCCCACCAATCGCGGACATCCGTTTTCAGGAAATTCGGGAACACAGAGTCGCCCGGCCAAACATTACCGATGTAGGGGCTGCCATCGGCATTTTTCACCCAATAATTGTTGTTTGTTCCTTCCTGAAAGGTATCGAAGCTATTATCCACTTTGACGCCCGGGTCGTTGATCGTCACATATTTATAATGAAGTTTGTCCATATCTTCTTTCAACTTGTCGGGATCAGGATATTTCGGTCCCCAGGTAAATACACGATAATCATTCATGTAATCGATGTCTGCGTACATCGCATCCGCCGGAATTTGCTTTTCGCGGAAGGTCTTCGCCACCCTCACAATGTCATCCTGCAAATAACCCCATTTGCTTTGCTGGAAACCCAGCGACCATTCCGGCGGCAGATTGATTTTACCCGTCAAATCGGTATAACGGTCAACAACATCTTTGATTTCCGGACCGTTGATGAAATAATACGTCAATTTTCCGCCATCGGCATAGAAGTAATAATAATCGTCGCTTTCTTTCGCCATGTTGAAGTGGGAGCGGTACGAATTATCGAAGAAAATGCCGTACGCCTTCTCGTTCTTCAACCCGATAAAAAACGGAATGGTCGCATACACATATTTCGTATCTTTCGTATAGCCGTACGCATCCGTGTTCCACATGCCGATATCGTAGCCGCGTTTGTTCAAGCCGCCGGTTTGCTCGCCGAAACCGTAAAAGTTTTCGGTCTTGTCGGTTTTCTTGAACACGTAGGGTTTTCCGTTTTCATAACCGGCCCCTTTTACGTCGTCTTCGTTAATTACGTTCCCGTTTTTATCCAAATATTTGATACCGAATGGGCTTTTTTTAATGTCTACCGTTAAGTTATCTGTCGTTATGACGATTCTCTTTTCGTATTCCTTCACTTTGAATTTGGGAGCGGGCCAATCCTTTTTGGCAATCCCCGGAGAAACAAATTCCTCCTCGCCTTTGTTTAAGAGGGACACTTTGGCCATATCGGATGTGAGCAGCCGGATATAAGCTTCCTGCGCGCCTAGATTAAGCTTAACGCCATTGGCCAGCTTCTCGACGCTTTGTACCATCATCGGCTGCTGCAGTTTGTTTTTCTCCAAAGGCGTATCGGGAGCCGGCTGCTGGACTTCCGCAAAGACCGGGTCGGCAAGCTGTGAAACGGCACTGCCTGAGAACAGAATTGCCGTCGATAACAATAACGGCGACCACTTCTTTAGTAACTTCATTTAAGTGTTTCCCTCCTTGAAGTGAAAGGTTATCAGATTTTTGGAAAAAAGAGGTTGGAGACAAAAGTCTCCAACCGCTATTTCTGTGGTCTGGCCACACCGGTTTTATTTGTTGACTCCGATATTCGCTTGAACCTTCACGCTGTTGCCTCCGACGTTCGCTTGAACATCCACATCGTTTTTCGTTTGTATCTTCACTTTGTGGTCCTCGTTCACCGGGATTTTGACATAGAGCACCTTTTCATTCGTATCGAAATAGTATGCTCTTTCTTGCCCGTTCATTTCGTCCATGCTGCCCGCTTTTGCATACTTGTTGTTCGCGGCTTGTACTTTCTTCGGTTCTACCGCGTTATGCAGCTTCAGCGTATAGGATTTGATGTCGGATGCGTAGTTCTGAACTTTTTTGTCCTGTTCGAATTCAATTTGGCTTCCTTTGTTTTCCACGCGGAAGTCGGTTACGTTGAATTCGCCTCTTGTGTAATCCTCTGTAGTCGCATCGTCCTGATAGTAGCTGTAGGAGGCGCTATTTTTCAGATAGGTGTCGAGAATTAAATTCGTCAGTTTTTTTTCGCCGGCATACTGCTGAACTTCGCGGCGCGGAATGATCGAATCCTGCTTTACGTACATCGGAAGCGTTCCAAGGTCAGCTTCTTTATGGATCGTCTGGCCGCCCTCAAACTCTTCGCCCGTCCAGTAATCCACCCATTTCACACCGGCCGGCAGATAAACGTCGCGGGAAGTTGCGCCTTTATGAACAACCGGTGCGATCATAAGCGAATCGCCGAACATGAATTGGTCTTCATTGTTATAGGTGTTCGGATCGTCCTGGAATTGGAATACGAGCGGCTGTTGAATGAGGTTTCCGGTTTCATGCGCTTGTTTGAACGCGTTTTGCAGGTAAGGCATCAGCTCATAGCGCATATTGATATACTTGCGGCTGATGTCCTCCACTTCTTTGCCGAATTGCCATGGTTCTTGTCTATTGGTATTTTGCTTAACCGATGGGCTGGCACCGTCATTATTGTAATGGTCGCGGGAGAATGGCAGGAATACACCAAGCTCAACCCAGCGTGCAAACAACTCCGGCGTTGTGATTTCGCCTAATTGTTTATTTTTCGTAAATCCGCCGATGTCATTGCCGACAAACGGGTGACCTGCCAATCCGAGATTGGAGTTCATCGGAATCGACATTTGCAGATGCTCCCAAGTGCTGTGGTTATCGCCGGTCCATGTTGCGGCGTAACGCTGGGTTCCCGTAAATCCGGCACGCGTCAAGACAAACGGACGGATGTTCGGTTTGAGGTATTTGAATGAGTTGTACGACCCTTCCACCTCTAAATGCGCATAAATGTTGTGAACCTCTTCATGCGTATGTTTCACGCCGTTATCGTCTTCAAGTATAGCATCCAGCGGGAGCGTCCAGTGGTCTTTGGCAATGAAACTGACCGGTTCGTTCACGTCATTCCAAATGCCGTCTATGCCTGTGTCAAAAAACGGTTTGTACTGCATCGACCACCAATCCCGAGTTTCTTTTTTCAGGAAGTTCGGGTAAACGGAGTCCGGTGGTGCCGATGGATTCCACGGCCAGAGTTTACCAAGGAAGTTGCTTCCGTCGGGATTTTTGACCCAGAGGTCCTTCTTGGTCCCCTCGTCATAAACACCGTATCCCGGCAAGGCTCGGATAGCCGGATCGAAGATATTCACTTGGTGGAAGCCCATATCTTCCATATTTTTTCCTAATCCGGCAGGGTCCGGAACTTTCTTGCCCCATGTAAAGGCTTTATAGTCGTCCATATATTCGATATCAAAGAACAATCCATCCGCCGGAATTTTCCGGTCGCGGTAACCTTTGGCTACTTCCTCCATGTCGTTTTGAGAATAAGCCCAACTTGATTGATGAAAGCCCAAAGACCATTCAGGCGGCAGAGGGACTTTACCTGTCAGATCTGTATAACGGTCAACGACGTCTTTAATCTGCGGTCCATTGAAGAAATAATAGGTCAGTTTTCCGCCATCGGCGTAGAAGTAGTAGTAATCGTCGCTTTCCTTCGCAAAGTTGTAATAGGAGCGATACGTATTATCAAATAAAATACCGTACGCCTTTTTTTCCTTTAAACCGATAAAGAACGGGACGGATTGGTAAATGTATTTTGACTCATACGGGAACGGATCCTGATGCCAGATTCCTTCTTCCTTGCCGCGTTTGTTGAGGCCGTCTGTTTTCTCGCCTAAACCGTAAAAATTTTCGTTTTTATCGGTTTTCTTGAACACATAAGGCTTCCCGTTTTCGTATCCTATGCCTTGCTCCCCGTCCTCGTTGATTACGTTTCCGTCTTTATCTAAATATTTAATTCCGAACGGGCTTTTCTTGATGTCTACCGATATGCTGCCGGTGGTAATGACGATTCTCTTATCGTCTTCCTTTACTTTGAATTTAGGAGCAGGCCAATCCGTGTTAGCGATGCCCACAGAGGTATATTCTTTGTCGCCCTTGTTTAAGAGTGACACCTTGGCCATATCGGATGTGAGCATCCGAATATAAGCTTCCTGCCCGCCCAAATTTAGCTTTACACCATTCTCCAACTTCTCGACGCCTTGCACCGTCATCGGTTTTTGCAAATTCTCTTTGACAAGGGGCCTATCATCTGTCGGCCGAAATGCTTCTACCGGGAAAACGAGTTCCTCTGCTGACACGGGTTTGGCAAAATAGAGATCCGAAACGGCAGTGCCTGAGAGGAGAACAGAAGTTGCTAAAACATAAGGTGACCATTTCTTCAATACTTTCATTACGTTTCTCTCCTTTGATGTGGAATGCTTATCCTTCGAGGATAAATGAAACCATGATTTGCCCGACCCTTATGCGATCCTCCTTCCGGTTTGGTGAATCAT carries:
- a CDS encoding glycoside hydrolase family 31 protein, which encodes MKLLKKWSPLLLSTAILFSGSAVSQLADPVFAEVQQPAPDTPLEKNKLQQPMMVQSVEKLANGVKLNLGAQEAYIRLLTSDMAKVSLLNKGEEEFVSPGIAKKDWPAPKFKVKEYEKRIVITTDNLTVDIKKSPFGIKYLDKNGNVINEDDVKGAGYENGKPYVFKKTDKTENFYGFGEQTGGLNKRGYDIGMWNTDAYGYTKDTKYVYATIPFFIGLKNEKAYGIFFDNSYRSHFNMAKESDDYYYFYADGGKLTYYFINGPEIKDVVDRYTDLTGKINLPPEWSLGFQQSKWGYLQDDIVRVAKTFREKQIPADAMYADIDYMNDYRVFTWGPKYPDPDKLKEDMDKLHYKYVTINDPGVKVDNSFDTFQEGTNNNYWVKNADGSPYIGNVWPGDSVFPNFLKTDVRDWWAKKHKALFDKGVAGIWNDMNEPAVFGGPGWSMPLDTVYEADDGSKKENKEMHNLFAHLENEATYNAFKVNKPNIRPFVLTRAAYAGTQRYAAIWTGDNSSNWDHLRMTIPMNSNIGLSGAAFVGNDIGGFAKPTSQDIPTPELFARWIEVGAFVPFSRDHYSWDKEQEPWAFGKEVEDISRKYISLRYELLPYLYNQFKQAQESGQPVQQPLVYKFQHDPNTYNIDDQYMFGDSLMIAPVVNQGATSRTVYLPDGSKWVDYWTGEQLEGGQKIMKQADLGTLPIYVKQDSIIPRREVQQYTGEKKLTNLILDTYLNNKAKYSFYQDDANTEDYTRGEYNVTDFHVEKKGNHIEFEQDKKVQNYSSDLQSYTLKLNQAEEPKKVQAANNKYAKANSLEEMNGQEKAFYFDAKDNVLYVKIPVMENHKVIIQTENDASINADADVNNVTLHVNAGNNK
- a CDS encoding glycoside hydrolase family 31 protein, with the protein product MTVQGVEKLENGVKLNLGGQEAYIRMLTSDMAKVSLLNKGDKEYTSVGIANTDWPAPKFKVKEDDKRIVITTGSISVDIKKSPFGIKYLDKDGNVINEDGEQGIGYENGKPYVFKKTDKNENFYGLGEKTDGLNKRGKEEGIWHQDPFPYESKYIYQSVPFFIGLKEKKAYGILFDNTYRSYYNFAKESDDYYYFYADGGKLTYYFFNGPQIKDVVDRYTDLTGKVPLPPEWSLGFHQSSWAYSQNDMEEVAKGYRDRKIPADGLFFDIEYMDDYKAFTWGKKVPDPAGLGKNMEDMGFHQVNIFDPAIRALPGYGVYDEGTKKDLWVKNPDGSNFLGKLWPWNPSAPPDSVYPNFLKKETRDWWSMQYKPFFDTGIDGIWNDVNEPVSFIAKDHWTLPLDAILEDDNGVKHTHEEVHNIYAHLEVEGSYNSFKYLKPNIRPFVLTRAGFTGTQRYAATWTGDNHSTWEHLQMSIPMNSNLGLAGHPFVGNDIGGFTKNKQLGEITTPELFARWVELGVFLPFSRDHYNNDGASPSVKQNTNRQEPWQFGKEVEDISRKYINMRYELMPYLQNAFKQAHETGNLIQQPLVFQFQDDPNTYNNEDQFMFGDSLMIAPVVHKGATSRDVYLPAGVKWVDYWTGEEFEGGQTIHKEADLGTLPMYVKQDSIIPRREVQQYAGEKKLTNLILDTYLKNSASYSYYQDDATTEDYTRGEFNVTDFRVENKGSQIEFEQDKKVQNYASDIKSYTLKLHNAVEPKKVQAANNKYAKAGSMDEMNGQERAYYFDTNEKVLYVKIPVNEDHKVKIQTKNDVDVQANVGGNSVKVQANIGVNK